One Pseudorhodoplanes sinuspersici DNA segment encodes these proteins:
- a CDS encoding tyrosine-type recombinase/integrase, with translation MSVYKRKSDGKWVYDFWRKGVRFCKPIENCGSKRAAEVVEREKKAETAQQLAATRESRPGAMTLSVAFDRFWSEVGDHYTGTYRKTVWTSLAWLLEELGSSTMIRNVGPSKISDAIARRRGQDVKPATVNRTVTEILRRIFIRAKKRWQQDVQDIDWADMMLDEPKERVRELRDHEEAAVFKNMRKDYLPIFAFYLAYGVRLSEAVGLRWRDIDWTAKTISILGKGDKVRVIPLTSEGIAILAPLQGHHAEFVFTYVGDRTRKNPRSGKTIAKGQRYPMTVSGVKSTWRRYGGSEAGLVDFRLHDIRHTTATRLLRETGNLRLVQKLLGHEEISTTTKYAHASDEDLRAGLESVKKSRSNSQKRKFKVAK, from the coding sequence ATGTCCGTCTACAAACGAAAATCAGATGGGAAGTGGGTCTACGACTTCTGGCGCAAGGGTGTTCGATTTTGCAAGCCGATTGAAAATTGTGGGTCGAAGCGCGCCGCCGAAGTCGTCGAGCGAGAAAAGAAAGCTGAGACGGCCCAGCAACTCGCGGCCACCCGTGAAAGCCGCCCCGGCGCCATGACCCTCTCCGTCGCCTTCGACCGGTTTTGGTCCGAGGTCGGCGACCATTACACCGGCACCTATCGCAAAACGGTCTGGACGTCGCTGGCCTGGCTGCTGGAAGAGCTTGGCTCCAGCACCATGATCCGCAACGTCGGCCCCTCCAAGATATCCGACGCGATCGCGCGGCGGCGCGGCCAGGACGTGAAGCCGGCAACGGTGAACCGCACCGTCACCGAGATCCTGCGGCGCATTTTCATCCGCGCCAAGAAGCGGTGGCAGCAGGATGTGCAGGACATCGACTGGGCCGACATGATGCTCGACGAGCCGAAAGAGCGCGTCCGCGAGCTTCGGGACCACGAAGAGGCGGCCGTCTTCAAGAACATGCGGAAGGACTACCTGCCGATCTTTGCCTTCTATCTGGCTTACGGCGTCCGCCTGAGTGAGGCCGTCGGCCTGCGCTGGCGCGACATCGACTGGACAGCCAAGACGATTTCCATCCTTGGCAAAGGCGACAAGGTACGGGTCATTCCCCTCACCTCCGAAGGCATCGCCATCCTTGCGCCGCTGCAAGGCCACCATGCCGAATTCGTCTTCACCTATGTCGGCGACCGCACCCGAAAGAACCCACGATCCGGCAAGACGATTGCCAAAGGGCAGCGATACCCGATGACCGTATCCGGGGTGAAATCCACGTGGCGGCGCTACGGCGGCTCAGAGGCGGGCCTGGTGGATTTCAGGCTGCATGACATCCGCCACACCACGGCAACGCGCCTGCTGCGTGAAACAGGCAATCTGCGGCTGGTGCAAAAACTGCTCGGGCATGAGGAGATCAGCACCACCACCAAGTATGCTCACGCGAGCGATGAAGACCTGCGCGCCGGACTGGAATCCGTCAAAAAGTCCCGCTCCAATTCCCAGAAGCGGAAATTTAAGGTCGCAAAATGA
- a CDS encoding acyl-homoserine-lactone synthase, which yields MVELHVICAANRHIYTDVLEDYFRIRHEIYVEERGWTELARPDGREIDQFDRRDTIYLMALEGSRVVGSHRLVSTTGPTLMSDLFPQLSLRPIIRQPDTCELSRVFVVRDRRGSHVEPKVESIIMAGTMEFALIVGLRKFTIVMETWWLPRFMAMGWNPRPLGVPVDINGMSCIGVSIDVTDAAWRETCRQRSVTYSSLTWKGLSKSALSIVENWQEAV from the coding sequence ATGGTCGAATTGCATGTCATTTGTGCCGCAAACCGGCATATCTACACGGATGTGCTGGAGGATTATTTTCGTATTCGTCACGAGATTTATGTCGAGGAACGGGGATGGACTGAGCTCGCGCGCCCGGACGGCCGCGAAATTGATCAGTTCGATCGGCGGGACACCATTTATCTCATGGCGCTTGAAGGCAGCAGGGTCGTCGGTTCACATCGTTTGGTGTCCACAACCGGGCCGACCTTAATGAGCGATCTCTTCCCGCAACTGTCGCTCCGCCCCATCATTCGTCAGCCGGATACTTGCGAACTCTCTCGTGTCTTTGTTGTGCGTGATCGTCGCGGAAGCCATGTAGAGCCGAAAGTCGAATCCATCATCATGGCCGGCACGATGGAATTTGCGCTGATTGTGGGGCTGAGGAAGTTCACGATTGTCATGGAGACCTGGTGGCTTCCGCGGTTCATGGCCATGGGTTGGAATCCGAGACCGCTCGGTGTGCCAGTCGACATCAACGGAATGAGTTGCATCGGCGTTTCGATCGACGTCACTGACGCGGCTTGGCGGGAGACCTGCCGGCAACGGTCGGTCACCTACTCTTCACTCACCTGGAAAGGGCTCTCCAAGTCGGCCCTCAGTATCGTTGAAAATTGGCAGGAAGCAGTATGA
- a CDS encoding helix-turn-helix transcriptional regulator produces the protein MRGSNHWGIRALEFVEAVEFAQTSSEALRLFSQAVGQAGFRAYVMCGLPDAQTTFSNRMIADGWPRGWSELYLKENLAKHDPVERHCLRTVEPFDWCDAPFANDDKPAKDVMERACDFGMVKGFCVPIHYGDGSGAAVSFAGERPDLDRGTRPALHLMALYTHHRVRSLLRPPLLPENRVLTVREREVLLWAKAGKTDWEIGMILNISERTAHAHMQSAARKLNAVNRTSTIVNALRAGEITL, from the coding sequence ATGCGTGGCAGCAACCATTGGGGTATTCGTGCGCTTGAATTCGTCGAGGCGGTCGAATTCGCGCAAACCAGTTCTGAAGCGCTGAGGCTCTTTTCCCAAGCCGTCGGACAGGCGGGATTCCGTGCGTATGTCATGTGCGGACTTCCCGACGCGCAAACCACTTTTTCCAACCGCATGATTGCTGACGGTTGGCCCCGCGGCTGGTCCGAACTGTATCTGAAGGAAAATCTCGCAAAACACGATCCGGTCGAGCGCCACTGTCTGCGCACCGTAGAGCCATTCGACTGGTGCGACGCACCTTTTGCCAACGACGATAAACCGGCGAAAGACGTTATGGAGCGGGCCTGCGATTTCGGAATGGTGAAGGGGTTTTGCGTGCCGATCCACTATGGCGATGGATCGGGTGCCGCAGTCAGCTTTGCGGGCGAGCGCCCCGACCTCGATCGTGGTACGCGCCCCGCCTTACATCTGATGGCGCTTTATACGCATCATCGCGTACGCAGTCTGCTTCGCCCACCGCTTCTGCCGGAAAATCGCGTGTTAACCGTGCGTGAACGAGAGGTCTTGTTGTGGGCCAAAGCCGGAAAAACCGATTGGGAGATCGGCATGATCCTCAATATCAGCGAACGCACGGCTCATGCGCATATGCAGAGCGCTGCGCGCAAGCTGAATGCGGTGAACCGCACCTCAACGATCGTCAATGCGCTGCGCGCCGGCGAAATCACTCTCTAG
- a CDS encoding DUF192 domain-containing protein, with product MTRWHLVAVAAFLAFALGSFSASAAEKGTLEIVTKNGVHVFSVELAANDADRQKGLMFRKELPEGQGMLFDFKQDQDVSMWMRNTYIPLDMLFINADGRIRRIAENTTPLSERTIPSGGPVRGVLEVIGGTAKKLGIAPGDRVAHPIFSGR from the coding sequence GTGACGAGGTGGCACCTGGTAGCGGTGGCCGCCTTTCTTGCGTTTGCTTTGGGCAGTTTTTCTGCATCGGCGGCTGAAAAAGGCACGCTCGAAATCGTGACCAAGAATGGCGTGCATGTCTTCAGCGTCGAACTTGCCGCCAACGATGCCGATCGTCAGAAGGGTCTGATGTTCCGCAAGGAGCTGCCCGAAGGGCAGGGCATGTTGTTCGACTTCAAGCAGGACCAGGACGTGTCGATGTGGATGCGCAACACGTATATCCCGCTCGATATGTTGTTCATCAACGCCGATGGCCGCATTCGGCGGATCGCCGAAAACACCACGCCGCTGTCGGAGCGCACGATCCCGTCAGGGGGGCCCGTGCGCGGTGTGCTTGAAGTGATTGGTGGCACCGCCAAGAAGCTCGGCATTGCGCCGGGTGATCGCGTTGCCCATCCGATCTTTTCGGGACGATGA
- a CDS encoding cold-shock protein, with translation MASNEMGPKVSGMGYDLRQDRSAGVADETATDLIEISGTIKWFDVSKGFGFIVPDDGSADVLIHVTCLRRDGYQTAYEGARVVCEATHRSKGMQVFRILSMDESTAIHPAQMPPPRTHVTVTPTSGLERAMVKWFNRLRGFGFLSRGEGTPDIFVHMETLRRYGMTELRPGQTVLVRFGPGPKGLMAAEVQPDGGPHGPASH, from the coding sequence ATGGCGTCGAACGAAATGGGGCCAAAAGTGTCCGGTATGGGATACGATCTGCGGCAAGATCGTAGTGCAGGGGTCGCGGACGAAACCGCCACCGACCTGATTGAAATTTCCGGTACAATCAAATGGTTCGATGTGTCGAAGGGCTTCGGCTTCATCGTACCGGATGACGGTTCAGCGGATGTGCTGATCCACGTCACATGCTTGCGCCGTGACGGGTATCAGACCGCTTACGAAGGTGCCCGTGTGGTCTGCGAGGCGACACATCGTTCAAAGGGAATGCAGGTGTTCCGCATTCTCTCGATGGATGAGTCAACCGCGATCCACCCCGCGCAGATGCCGCCGCCGCGCACCCATGTGACCGTGACGCCGACCTCCGGCCTTGAGCGTGCCATGGTCAAGTGGTTCAATCGGCTCCGCGGGTTTGGTTTTCTCAGCCGTGGTGAAGGCACGCCGGACATCTTCGTCCACATGGAAACGCTTCGCCGCTATGGCATGACCGAGCTCCGCCCCGGCCAGACCGTGCTGGTGCGTTTTGGGCCGGGCCCGAAGGGGTTGATGGCTGCCGAAGTGCAGCCGGATGGTGGACCGCACGGGCCCGCGTCGCACTAG
- a CDS encoding SIR2 family NAD-dependent protein deacylase: protein MIAPDLTTATARLVELIEESERVVPFTGAGISTESGIPDFRSPGGLWTKTQPIPFDQFMASREMRDEAWRRRFAMEDYFAQAKPTRGHLALAALYRRGKSPGVITQNIDNLHQVSGIAPDDVVELHGNTTFATCLDCNRRYELAFVRSQFDELKGRAPDCDCGGYIKTATVSFGQSMPENAMQKAQEWTGDCDLFIAIGSSLVVWPAAGFPLQAKKSGARLVIVNREATEFDSIADLVIRQDIGDALSPLISH, encoded by the coding sequence ATGATTGCGCCCGATCTGACAACCGCGACCGCGCGGTTGGTTGAATTGATCGAGGAGTCGGAACGGGTCGTGCCGTTCACGGGAGCCGGCATTTCGACCGAAAGCGGCATTCCTGATTTTCGTTCGCCCGGCGGACTGTGGACCAAGACGCAGCCGATCCCGTTCGATCAGTTCATGGCGAGCCGCGAGATGCGCGACGAAGCATGGCGGCGGCGTTTCGCCATGGAGGACTATTTTGCACAGGCGAAACCGACGCGTGGTCATCTCGCACTTGCAGCGCTCTATCGCCGTGGCAAATCACCCGGGGTGATCACCCAGAACATTGACAATCTGCATCAAGTCTCCGGCATCGCGCCGGATGATGTCGTCGAATTGCACGGCAACACCACATTTGCCACCTGCCTGGACTGCAACCGGCGCTACGAGCTCGCATTCGTCAGATCACAATTCGACGAACTGAAAGGGCGTGCGCCCGATTGCGACTGTGGCGGCTATATTAAGACCGCGACCGTATCGTTCGGTCAGTCGATGCCCGAAAACGCGATGCAAAAGGCGCAGGAATGGACTGGCGATTGCGATCTGTTTATCGCCATTGGTTCGTCGCTCGTGGTGTGGCCTGCGGCCGGCTTTCCGTTACAGGCCAAGAAGAGCGGCGCCCGACTTGTCATCGTCAATCGCGAGGCGACCGAATTCGATTCCATCGCTGATCTCGTGATCCGTCAGGATATCGGCGATGCATTGTCGCCGCTCATCTCGCACTGA
- a CDS encoding VOC family protein, with the protein MRYLHTMLRVRDIDVALDFYCNKLGLKEAFRRDDEKGRFTLVFLMAPGDEKLVEESRKLGRPGSLVELTHNWDGEDYGEARHFGHLAYEVDDIYATCAALMKAGVTINRPPRDGQMAFIRSPDKHSIELLQKGAALPPQEPWVSMPNTGHW; encoded by the coding sequence ATGCGTTACCTTCACACCATGTTGCGCGTGCGCGATATCGACGTCGCCCTCGACTTCTATTGCAATAAGCTCGGCCTGAAAGAAGCATTCCGGCGCGACGATGAGAAAGGCCGCTTCACACTGGTCTTTCTGATGGCGCCGGGTGATGAAAAGCTGGTCGAGGAATCGCGCAAGCTCGGCCGCCCCGGCAGTCTCGTCGAACTCACCCACAACTGGGATGGTGAGGATTACGGCGAGGCCCGGCATTTCGGTCATCTCGCCTACGAGGTGGACGACATCTACGCAACCTGCGCGGCGTTGATGAAGGCCGGTGTCACCATCAATCGCCCTCCGCGCGATGGCCAGATGGCCTTCATCCGCTCGCCAGACAAGCATTCGATCGAACTGCTGCAGAAAGGGGCTGCCCTGCCCCCACAGGAACCCTGGGTCTCGATGCCCAATACCGGCCACTGGTAG
- a CDS encoding phosphoadenylyl-sulfate reductase — MTEPETLPASAARLNRTLSSASPADVIATAARSIASGRLAVVSSFGTESAVLLKYVADVDRSLPVLFLDTGWLFDETLTYRDELVRYFGLKDVRSLKPQIELIERRDPARDLWLNDTDSCCHIRKVRPLSDALGAFDGWINGRKRFHGGARANITYVETDGRLLKFNPLAALTKAALDEVFASSGAPRHPLEKMGFSSVGCMPCTSRTVAGEDTRAGRWRNSSRTECGIHRIGEPAGAGCGC, encoded by the coding sequence GTGACCGAACCCGAGACACTGCCAGCCAGCGCCGCCCGGCTGAACCGGACACTTTCATCGGCATCGCCGGCCGATGTGATCGCGACTGCGGCCCGATCCATCGCCAGCGGCCGGCTGGCGGTGGTGTCGTCGTTCGGGACGGAATCCGCGGTGCTGTTGAAATATGTGGCGGATGTCGACCGTTCGCTGCCCGTGTTGTTCCTCGATACTGGTTGGCTGTTCGACGAGACGCTCACCTATCGCGACGAACTTGTCCGGTATTTCGGCTTGAAGGATGTCCGTTCGCTGAAGCCGCAGATCGAATTGATCGAGCGCCGCGATCCGGCGCGCGATCTTTGGCTGAACGATACCGATAGCTGCTGTCATATTCGCAAGGTGCGCCCGTTGTCGGATGCGCTGGGAGCGTTCGACGGATGGATCAACGGCCGCAAGCGCTTTCATGGCGGTGCGCGTGCCAACATTACTTACGTGGAAACGGATGGGCGTCTGCTGAAGTTCAATCCGCTGGCGGCGCTGACCAAAGCCGCGTTGGATGAGGTCTTTGCCTCGTCCGGCGCGCCACGCCATCCCCTGGAGAAGATGGGCTTCTCATCGGTCGGCTGCATGCCTTGCACCAGCCGGACCGTTGCCGGCGAAGACACACGCGCAGGCCGCTGGCGCAACAGCAGCCGCACCGAATGCGGCATCCACCGGATCGGTGAGCCAGCCGGGGCGGGATGTGGATGTTGA
- a CDS encoding DUF934 domain-containing protein — MPLIKNAAEIDDPYLRALDDAPVPEQGAVLLPAARFLADAQDLAGRSGQTGVIWRNDRDIGELAPWLDKLSLVALVFPTFRDGRAYTQARLLRERYRFRGELRATGDVLRDQFLFLHRSGFDAFEVKKPGDAQAFIDAIHRYSVFYQPAADGERGTLWRRIKPAPARHNAVNEFTS; from the coding sequence ATGCCACTCATTAAGAACGCCGCCGAGATCGACGATCCTTACTTGCGCGCTCTCGACGATGCGCCGGTGCCAGAGCAGGGCGCAGTGCTGTTGCCGGCAGCGCGTTTTCTCGCCGACGCGCAGGACCTCGCCGGGCGCTCAGGGCAGACCGGCGTGATCTGGCGGAACGATCGCGACATCGGCGAACTGGCGCCCTGGCTGGACAAGCTGTCGCTGGTGGCTTTGGTGTTTCCAACCTTCCGCGACGGCCGCGCTTACACCCAGGCTCGCCTGTTGCGAGAGCGTTACCGCTTTCGCGGTGAGTTGCGCGCGACCGGCGATGTTCTGCGCGATCAATTCCTGTTTTTGCACCGCTCCGGCTTCGATGCCTTTGAGGTGAAAAAGCCCGGAGACGCCCAAGCCTTCATCGATGCGATTCACCGTTACAGCGTGTTCTACCAGCCGGCCGCCGACGGCGAGCGCGGTACGCTGTGGCGGCGGATCAAACCTGCTCCCGCGCGACATAACGCGGTTAACGAATTCACCTCCTAA
- a CDS encoding nitrite/sulfite reductase, producing MYHYDDFDRTLVAERVAEFRDQVARRLSGQLTEEEFKPLRLMNGVYLQLHAYMLRIAVPYGTLSSPQLRTLAHIARRYDRGYGHFTTRQNIQFNWIKLEEMPETLAALAETGLHAMQTSGNCIRNITSDQWAGVARDEIEDPRIYAEILRQHSTMHPEFSFLPRKFKIAVTAADHDRAAIRVHDIGLRMHRNGAGETGFEVVVGGGLGRTPFVGKTIKPFLHKRDLLSYIEAVLRVYNQYGRRDNIYKARIKILVHELGAEKFAAEVEEEWRAIKDGALALDEAVVADIASRFTYPDYETLTDEPASLQTARASDRRFDTWFRNSVAPHKVPGYAIVTLSLKPEGAPPGDATADQMDRIADLAERYSFGEIRVGHEQNLVLPHVAQRDLPALWTVLDAIGVATPNVGLVSDIIACPGLDYCSLANTRSIPVAQELTRRFRSLESAHNIGRLHINISGCINACGHHHVGHIGILGVEKNGQEFYQITLGGRADEHAELGSLLGPAVPYEQVADVIEDVVAAYIELRVRPDELFIDTVKRVGIEPFKERVYATH from the coding sequence ATGTACCATTACGACGATTTCGATCGCACGCTGGTGGCCGAACGGGTCGCGGAATTCCGCGATCAGGTGGCGCGGCGATTGTCAGGTCAATTGACAGAGGAGGAGTTCAAGCCGCTGCGGCTGATGAACGGCGTCTATTTGCAGTTGCATGCTTACATGCTGCGGATTGCCGTTCCGTACGGCACGTTGTCGTCGCCGCAATTGCGCACGCTGGCGCATATCGCCCGCCGCTATGACCGCGGCTACGGCCATTTCACCACGCGCCAGAACATTCAGTTCAACTGGATCAAGCTCGAAGAGATGCCGGAGACGCTGGCGGCGCTGGCCGAAACCGGCCTGCATGCGATGCAGACGAGCGGCAATTGCATCCGCAATATCACCAGCGACCAATGGGCGGGCGTTGCCCGCGACGAGATCGAGGATCCGCGCATCTATGCCGAAATTCTCCGGCAGCATTCGACCATGCATCCGGAATTCTCGTTCCTGCCGCGCAAGTTCAAGATCGCGGTGACGGCGGCCGATCATGACCGTGCCGCCATCCGTGTGCATGATATCGGCTTGCGGATGCACCGGAACGGAGCGGGCGAGACGGGCTTTGAGGTGGTCGTCGGTGGCGGACTCGGGCGCACGCCTTTCGTCGGGAAGACGATCAAGCCGTTCCTGCACAAGCGCGATCTGTTGAGTTACATCGAGGCCGTTCTGCGCGTCTACAATCAGTACGGACGCCGTGACAATATTTACAAGGCGCGCATCAAGATCCTTGTGCACGAACTCGGCGCGGAAAAGTTCGCCGCCGAAGTCGAGGAGGAATGGCGGGCGATCAAGGACGGCGCTCTGGCGCTGGATGAAGCTGTGGTTGCCGATATCGCATCGCGGTTCACCTATCCCGATTATGAGACCCTGACGGATGAGCCTGCGTCCTTACAGACGGCGAGGGCGTCCGATCGGCGTTTCGACACCTGGTTCCGCAACAGTGTCGCTCCGCACAAGGTGCCGGGCTATGCAATCGTAACCCTGTCGCTCAAGCCAGAAGGGGCACCGCCCGGAGACGCCACCGCCGATCAGATGGATCGGATCGCCGATCTCGCGGAACGCTATTCGTTTGGCGAAATCCGTGTCGGCCATGAGCAGAATCTGGTGCTGCCGCATGTCGCGCAGCGCGATCTGCCCGCCTTATGGACGGTGCTCGACGCTATTGGCGTTGCCACGCCGAATGTCGGCCTGGTGTCCGACATCATCGCATGTCCCGGTCTCGATTATTGCAGCCTCGCTAATACGCGATCCATTCCGGTGGCGCAGGAACTGACGCGGCGGTTTCGCAGTCTCGAGTCCGCGCACAATATCGGCCGGCTGCACATCAATATCTCTGGCTGCATCAATGCCTGCGGACACCACCATGTCGGGCATATCGGCATTCTCGGCGTCGAGAAGAACGGTCAGGAATTCTACCAGATCACGCTGGGCGGGCGCGCCGACGAGCACGCCGAACTGGGTAGCTTGCTCGGACCCGCCGTACCTTACGAGCAGGTGGCCGATGTGATCGAGGACGTCGTTGCTGCCTATATCGAATTGCGCGTACGTCCGGACGAATTATTCATCGACACCGTCAAGCGGGTCGGCATTGAGCCTTTCAAGGAGCGGGTCTATGCCACTCATTAA
- a CDS encoding DUF2849 domain-containing protein, whose product MTAPQQQKLKIKGPVVITGNRLGDGAVVYLTMDGGWSTQLNDAEVTTLADRATQLLSEANASDIDAVSAYVAPVIVEAGSIKPGNLRERIRVAGPTFALPGSEAR is encoded by the coding sequence ATGACTGCGCCACAACAGCAAAAGCTCAAAATCAAGGGACCGGTTGTCATCACCGGCAACCGGCTTGGCGACGGTGCCGTGGTCTATCTGACGATGGATGGCGGCTGGTCGACGCAACTGAACGACGCCGAGGTGACGACGCTGGCCGACCGCGCCACGCAACTGCTCAGCGAGGCCAATGCCAGCGACATCGATGCGGTCAGTGCCTATGTGGCGCCGGTGATCGTGGAAGCGGGCAGCATCAAACCCGGCAACTTGCGTGAACGCATCCGCGTGGCGGGTCCGACCTTCGCATTGCCTGGTTCAGAGGCGCGCTAG
- the cysG gene encoding siroheme synthase CysG translates to MRFLPLFFDLTTGPVILVGSGPQALAKLRILQAAGADIRWHVLSGDDIEGADGAETKIGLPADEDFLGAVALVASAGKEIDERLASRARSMNLPVNIVDRPDLSTFIFPAIVDRGDVVVAVGTGGASPVLARRLREKIEEILPERIGEFASMMGRYRERLAALRHRGFSTRRFWERVIDGPIGAQFLAGRTAKAEAALIIEIDRAGTDRPAQGHVSIVGAGPGDPDLLTLKALHALQSSDIVFYDDLVSPAILGRIRRDAEQVFVGKRKGHPGIGQSEINRRLIEAAKAGLNVVRLKGGDPFIFGRGGEEREVLEAAGIAVTIVPGITAALGCAAEAGLPLTLRKEATRLSIVTANTAEGADNIDWSGLADRTTTVAIYMGLTAASAVKSGLIAAGRDPNTPVAVLARGTRPDSRSITGTLSQLPMLAASVGDGPALIVVGDVVAHSQVWKEAVELLEAAE, encoded by the coding sequence ATGCGTTTCCTGCCGCTGTTTTTCGATCTCACAACAGGCCCCGTGATCCTGGTCGGCTCAGGACCGCAGGCCCTCGCCAAGCTGCGGATTCTGCAAGCCGCAGGTGCGGACATTCGCTGGCATGTGCTGTCGGGCGATGACATCGAAGGCGCAGATGGCGCCGAGACGAAAATCGGTTTGCCTGCCGATGAAGATTTCCTCGGTGCTGTCGCCCTCGTCGCATCCGCTGGAAAAGAGATCGACGAGCGACTCGCATCGCGGGCACGATCGATGAATCTTCCGGTCAACATTGTCGATCGGCCGGATCTGTCCACCTTCATCTTTCCCGCCATTGTCGATCGCGGCGATGTCGTTGTTGCCGTTGGCACGGGCGGCGCATCGCCGGTTCTGGCGCGCCGCCTGCGCGAGAAGATCGAAGAGATCTTGCCGGAGCGGATCGGTGAGTTCGCCTCCATGATGGGGCGTTATCGGGAGAGACTTGCGGCGCTTCGCCATCGCGGCTTCTCCACGCGGCGGTTTTGGGAGCGCGTCATTGACGGGCCGATTGGCGCACAATTCCTTGCAGGAAGGACAGCCAAGGCCGAGGCCGCGCTGATCATCGAGATTGACAGAGCAGGAACGGACCGGCCCGCACAGGGGCACGTCTCTATCGTCGGCGCCGGGCCGGGCGATCCGGACTTGCTGACCCTGAAAGCGCTTCATGCGCTGCAGTCATCTGACATCGTCTTCTACGACGATCTGGTGTCGCCTGCGATTCTCGGCCGCATTCGTCGCGATGCCGAGCAGGTCTTCGTCGGCAAGCGCAAAGGCCATCCTGGCATTGGCCAATCCGAGATCAACCGCCGCCTGATCGAAGCGGCGAAAGCCGGTTTGAATGTGGTGCGGCTGAAGGGCGGCGATCCCTTTATCTTCGGACGCGGTGGCGAAGAGCGTGAAGTGCTCGAAGCCGCCGGCATCGCGGTGACGATCGTGCCCGGCATCACGGCGGCGCTCGGCTGCGCCGCCGAAGCCGGTCTGCCGCTGACGCTCCGCAAGGAGGCGACGCGCTTGTCGATCGTGACAGCCAATACGGCGGAGGGGGCTGACAACATCGACTGGTCAGGCTTGGCCGATCGAACAACGACGGTGGCGATCTATATGGGCCTCACCGCTGCATCGGCTGTCAAAAGTGGCCTGATCGCGGCGGGTCGCGATCCTAACACGCCGGTTGCGGTACTGGCGCGCGGCACCCGGCCTGATTCCCGCAGCATCACCGGCACGCTGTCGCAATTGCCGATGCTCGCGGCCTCGGTCGGCGATGGACCGGCGCTGATTGTTGTCGGCGACGTGGTTGCACATTCGCAGGTGTGGAAAGAGGCGGTCGAATTGCTGGAGGCCGCTGAATGA